GTGGAACCCCGCACCTCGATGCTCCGCCGTTCCGCGGATGACACCGACAACACCGACGGCATCGAACGGCCCGTGGTCGCCAACGCCGACCAGCTCGTGATCGTGACGGCCCTGGCCGATCCGCCGCCCCGCCCCCGCATGATCGACCGGATGCTGGTGGCCGCCTTCGACGCCGACATCGAGCCGATGCTCTGCCTCACCAAGTCCGACCTCGCCTCACCCGAGGAACTGGTCTCCCTCTACCGGCCCCTCGGCGTGCCGTACGTCGTGCTCCAGAAGGGCGGCATCCTGGAGGAGGTCAGGGAGCGTCTGAGCGGCCGGATCAGCGTGCTGGTCGGTCACTCGGGCGTGGGCAAGTCCACCCTGGTCAACGCCCTGGTCCCGGACGCCAACCGGGCCGTCTCCCATGTCAACGCGGTGACCGGGCGGGGCCGTCACACCTCCACCTCGGCGGTGGCGCTGGAGCTCCCCGAGGGGGGCTGGATCATCGACACCCCGGGCGTGCGCAGTTTCGGCCTGGCCCACGTCTCGGTGGAGACCGTCCTGGCCGGCTTCCCCGACCTGATCGAGGGCACGGTCGGCTGCCCCAAGGGCTGCAGTCATCTCAGCGAGGAGTGCGCCCTGGACGCCTGGGTGGCGGCCGGCCACGCCGACCCCGTCAGGCTCGTCTCCCTGCGCCGCCTGCTCGCCAGCCGTGACGGCGCCCCCGAAGACAGCCGCGAGGGCGCTTCCGACGGCTGAGGCCGCGGGGCGGTCGGGCGGCGTTCACGCCGAGGCCGCCCCGGCCTCCGATCCAGGGCCGGGCAGCACGTCGACGTCGCCCGCGTGCATCGGCCGGTCGCACACCGAGCAGTGCAGCTCGACATGGCTGATCTCGCCGCAGGCATGGT
Above is a genomic segment from Streptosporangium album containing:
- the rsgA gene encoding ribosome small subunit-dependent GTPase A; this translates as MRKREYDEDDVRVRPGKGSRPRTRIRPAHENAVQGFVVAVDRGRYTCLVESTGEKGRRRKKDQLEGAAMSGRVVVAMKARELGRKGIVVGDRVALVGDVSGASDTLARVVRVEPRTSMLRRSADDTDNTDGIERPVVANADQLVIVTALADPPPRPRMIDRMLVAAFDADIEPMLCLTKSDLASPEELVSLYRPLGVPYVVLQKGGILEEVRERLSGRISVLVGHSGVGKSTLVNALVPDANRAVSHVNAVTGRGRHTSTSAVALELPEGGWIIDTPGVRSFGLAHVSVETVLAGFPDLIEGTVGCPKGCSHLSEECALDAWVAAGHADPVRLVSLRRLLASRDGAPEDSREGASDG